A genomic segment from Nicotiana tabacum cultivar K326 chromosome 9, ASM71507v2, whole genome shotgun sequence encodes:
- the LOC107811372 gene encoding tetraspanin-3 has translation MRTSNHLIGLLNFFTFLASIPILGGGIWLSSRANNTDCLKFLQWPLIVIGVSIMVVSLAGFAGACYRNTFLMYLYLWAMFFIIAALIGFVIFAYAVTDKGSGRPVLNRVYLEYHLQDYSGWLEERVTSQSYWMKISSCIRDSHVCAKTRRTYNSIPESAEMFYLRKLSPVESGCCKPPTECGYVYQNETVWIPGGGLVGADPDCVNWNNDQGQLCYNCNSCKAGVLASIRKSWRKVSVINIVILIILVIMYMVAIAAFRHNKRIDNDEPYGETRMEKSQPSRIHF, from the exons atgagaactaGCAACCATTTAATAGGTTTACTAAACTTCTTCACTTTCTTGGCCTCAATCCCAATATTAGGTGGTGGAATATGGCTAAGCAGCAGAGCAAACAACACAGACTGCTTGAAATTCCTTCAATGGCCATTAATAGTAATTGGAGTTTCAATTATGGTTGTTTCTTTAGCTGGATTTGCTGGTGCTTGTTATAGAAACACTTTCCTTATGTACCTTTATCTATGGGCTATGTTCTTTATCATAGCTGCTTTGATTGGATTTGTCATCTTTGCTTATGCTGTCACTGATAAAGGGTCGGGTCGACCCGTCTTGAACCGGGTTTACTTGGAGTATCACTTGCAGGATTATTCGGGTTGGCTTGAGGAAAGGGTTACAAGTCAGAGTTATTGGATGAAGATCAGTTCTTGTATTAGAGATTCACATGTTTGTGCTAAGACAAGAAGGACTTACAATAGTATTCCTGAGAGTGCTGAGATGTTTTACCTCAGAAAACTTAGTCCTGTTGAG TCTGGTTGCTGCAAGCCTCCTACAGAATGTGGCTATGTTTATCAGAATGAGACAGTTTGGATTCCAGGAGGAGGGCTAGTTGGAGCTGATCCAGATTGTGTTAATTGGAACAATGATCAAGGGCAGCTTTGCTACAATTGTAACTCTTGCAAAGCTGGCGTACTGGCTAGCATTAGAAAGAGTTGGAGAAAGGTGTCTGTCAtcaatattgtgatattgatcaTTCTCGTGATCATGTATATGGTCGCTATCGCTGCGTTTAGGCACAACAAACGGATCGATAACGATGAGCCTTACGGAGAAACTAGGATGGAGAAGTCTCAACCTAGCAGGATACACTTCTAA